The following are encoded together in the Periplaneta americana isolate PAMFEO1 chromosome 5, P.americana_PAMFEO1_priV1, whole genome shotgun sequence genome:
- the shrb gene encoding charged multivesicular body protein 4, with amino-acid sequence MSFLSKVFGGKKGDKPPTTGEAIQKLRETEEMLMKKQDFLEKKIEQEIAVARKNGTKNKRAAIQALKRKKRYEKQLQQIDGTLSTIEMQREALESANTNTSVLQTMKSAADALKAAHQHMDVDQVHDMMDDIAEQQDVAKEISEAISNPVAFGQDVDEDELERELEELEQEELDKELLGVGPSVDELPSVPTAEVAKPTPTKTKAKSRAEEEDDEYMRELAQWAS; translated from the exons ATGAGTTTTCTGTCGAAGGTGTTCGGTGGAAAGAAAGGAGACAAGCCACCAACAACTGGTGAAGCGATACAGAAATTAAGGGAAACGGAAGAAATGCTAATGAAAAAACAAGATTTTCTagagaaaaaaattgaacaaGAAATTGCTGTAGCTAGAAAAAATGGAACGAAAAATAAGAGAG CTGCAATCCAAGCTTTGAAAAGGAAGAAGCGATATGAGAAGCAACTGCAACAAATTGACGGCACATTGTCTACCATTGAAATGCAGAGAGAGGCACTGGAAAGCGCGAATACGAACACTTCGGTGCTACAGACCATGAAAAGTGCGGCCGACGCCCTCAAGGCAGCTCATCAGCACAT GGATGTAGATCAAGTGCACGATATGATGGACGACATTGCAGAACAACAAGATGTAGCAAAGGAAATTTCAGAAGCCATTTCGAATCCTGTCGCTTTTGGTCAAGATGTCGATGAG GACGAGCTGGAGCGTGAACTGGAAGAGCTAGAACAAGAGGAACTTGATAAGGAACTCTTGGGTGTAGGTCCTTCAGTCGACGAGCTGCCCAGTGTACCAACAGCCGAAGTTGCCAAGCCAACTCCCACCAAGACCAAAGCCA AATCACGAGCTGAAGAGGAAGATGACGAATACATGAGGGAATTGGCACAGTGGGCTTCGTAA